A single region of the Sorghum bicolor cultivar BTx623 chromosome 7, Sorghum_bicolor_NCBIv3, whole genome shotgun sequence genome encodes:
- the LOC8076265 gene encoding peroxidase 40: MAHSTTLALHLLVVVVMALIFVASASVSAPVNKSCVTGSAGASVSIGYGGARASAGAGVSLGADAYRTTCPRAEEVVRAAVEWAVAADPRMAASLLRLHFHDCFVNGCDGSVLLDDKPFLVGEKTAVPNANSLRGFEVIDAIKAELERECPETVSCADLLAIAARDSVVVSGGPSWEVEVGRKDSRTASLQGANTNLPAPTSGVATLVQKFRNVGLSAKDMVALSGAHTIGKARCTSFSARLAGVGGVSEGGVGAFKDLTFLQSLQQLCTGSAGSALAHLDLTTPATFDNQYYINLLSGDGLLPSDQALASSSGVAPGVEADVASLVAIYAFDASVFFQDFAESMLRMGRLAPGAGTSGEVRRNCRVVNISG; this comes from the exons ATGGCTCACTCCACCACCTTGGCCCTGCACCTGCTGGTCGTCGTCGTGATGGCGCTCATCTTTGTTGCCTCGGCCAGTGTCTCCGCTCCCGTCAACAAGTCGTGCGTCACCGGTAGCGCCGGCGCCAGTGTGAGCATTGGCTACGGCGGGGCAAGGGCCAGCGCCGGCGCTGGCGTGTCCCTTGGTGCCGACGCGTACAGGACCACCTGCCCCCGCGCCGAGGAGGTCGTCCGTGCGGCCGTTGAGTGGGCCGTCGCTGCCGACCCACGCATGGCTGCGTCTCTCCTGCGCCTCCATTTCCACGACTGCTTCGTCAAC GGTTGTGATGGCTCCGTTCTTCTGGACGACAAGCCGTTTCTCGTTGGCGAGAAGACGGCTGTGCCCAACGCCAACTCGCTCAGGGGCTTCGAGGTCATTGACGCCATCAAGGCCGAGCTGGAGCGGGAGTGCCCAGAGACAGTCTCCTGTGCCGACCTCCTTGCCATCGCTGCCCGTGATTCCGTCGTCGTG TCGGGCGGGCCGAGCTGGGAGGTAGAGGTCGGCCGGAAGGACAGCCGCACCGCCAGCCTGCAGGGTGCCAACACCAACCTACCAGCACCGACGTCTGGCGTCGCCACCCTCGTGCAGAAGTTCAGGAACGTCGGTCTTTCTGCCAAGGACATGGTCGCACTCTCCG GCGCGCACACGATCGGGAAAGCGCGGTGCACTTCGTTCAGTGCGCGCCTTGCGGGCGTCGGCGGCGTCTCGGAAGGCGGCGTCGGCGCATTCAAGGACCTAACCTTCCTGCAGTCGCTGCAGCAGCTGTGCACGGGGTCGGCTGGATCGGCGCTGGCGCACCTGGACCTCACCACCCCAGCGACCTTCGACAACCAGTACTACATCAACCTGCTCTCCGGCGACGGCCTGCTGCCGTCAGACCAGGCACTAGCGTCGTCGTCGGGTGTCGCGCCGGGGGTTGAGGCGGACGTCGCCAGCCTCGTCGCCATCTATGCCTTCGACGCCTCTGTATTCTTCCAGGACTTCGCAGAGTCCATGCTGCGGATGGGGAGGCTTGCACCAGGCGCGGGCACCAGTGGCGAGGTCCGCCGGAACTGCCGGGTGGTGAACATCTCCGGCTAG